From Bacillota bacterium, one genomic window encodes:
- the fabD gene encoding ACP S-malonyltransferase, with product MGKIAFIFPGQGAQYIGMGKDIAMEYKKSDAVFDEASQALGFDIKKMIFEGDEEALKITENTQPAILTTSIACMQPLLEEGIKPDVAAGLSIGEYAAHVTAGTFSFKDAARIVRKRGKYMQEAVPVGVGTMAAVIGLENNIVAECCIEASKEGIVEPANYNCPGQVVIAGEVKAVEAAMELCSQRGAKRTVILKVSAPFHCSLLESAGKKLALELEKVEVNNMSIPVVSNVNAQYITDKALVKDLLIKQVSSPVLWEDSVRKMIENGVDTFIEIGPGKVLSGFVKKINKDVAVFNVENIESLKETLKGVQKKCS from the coding sequence ATGGGAAAAATTGCATTTATATTTCCAGGCCAGGGAGCTCAATACATTGGAATGGGTAAGGATATTGCCATGGAATATAAGAAATCCGATGCAGTTTTTGATGAAGCTTCACAAGCACTGGGTTTTGACATAAAAAAAATGATATTTGAAGGTGATGAAGAAGCTCTGAAAATTACCGAAAATACTCAACCTGCTATATTAACCACAAGTATCGCCTGCATGCAACCGTTGCTTGAAGAAGGCATTAAACCTGATGTTGCCGCAGGTTTAAGCATAGGAGAATATGCTGCACATGTTACGGCAGGTACTTTTTCATTTAAGGATGCTGCACGTATAGTAAGAAAAAGAGGAAAATACATGCAGGAAGCAGTACCGGTCGGTGTTGGCACTATGGCTGCCGTAATCGGCCTTGAGAATAATATTGTGGCTGAATGTTGTATTGAGGCTTCAAAAGAGGGTATTGTAGAACCGGCAAATTATAATTGCCCAGGACAGGTTGTAATAGCAGGAGAAGTAAAAGCAGTTGAGGCGGCAATGGAATTATGTAGCCAAAGAGGTGCTAAACGTACTGTAATTCTTAAGGTAAGTGCTCCGTTTCATTGTAGCCTGCTTGAATCTGCAGGTAAAAAACTTGCTCTTGAACTGGAAAAAGTAGAAGTAAATAATATGTCAATACCCGTTGTAAGTAATGTAAATGCTCAATATATAACAGATAAAGCATTAGTCAAAGATCTTTTGATAAAACAAGTAAGCAGCCCCGTGCTCTGGGAAGATTCGGTGAGAAAAATGATTGAAAATGGAGTTGATACCTTCATAGAAATCGGGCCGGGCAAAGTATTGTCAGGCTTTGTTAAAAAGATAAACAAGGATGTCGCGGTGTTCAATGTTGAAAACATTGAGTCTCTTAAGGAAACTTTAAAGGGGGTACAGAAAAAATGCAGTTAA